A window of Phyllobacterium sp. T1293 contains these coding sequences:
- a CDS encoding class I SAM-dependent RNA methyltransferase, with protein sequence MEELMSTRVTIERMGAGGDGIAATAAGSVYVPFSLPGETANVALENGRATMMALLEPSPERIAPACRHFEECGGCALQHWQDSAYQDWKRALVQEALGGRGLQFKLDPLITCPPHTRRRAVFAVRTSDHGAVLGFNRHQSHELIDITECAVTTPEIVSRLDDLREVVAVLGGGMKPFKLTVTATASGLDIMASGCGAPDAGKRHALTNLVLKKGFARLSFEGEIIVEPKKPLVHFGKVPVYIPAGGFLQATVEAEEAMSALVTAHLGKAKKSLDLFCGSGTFALRIAEKSAVHAVESEQAALDALDRGARHVQGLKPVSVERRDLFRRPFLARELAPFTGLVFDPPRAGAEAQAIEIAKSNVPKVAAVSCNPVTLGRDLSILVKGGYKIDRVVPIDQFLWSSHVEAVALLSKK encoded by the coding sequence ATTGAAGAGCTGATGAGCACGCGCGTAACAATTGAGCGGATGGGCGCCGGGGGCGATGGCATTGCTGCAACAGCAGCAGGCAGCGTCTACGTGCCATTCTCTCTGCCCGGCGAAACCGCCAATGTCGCGCTGGAAAATGGCCGCGCAACCATGATGGCCCTGCTTGAACCATCGCCTGAGCGGATTGCTCCGGCCTGCCGCCATTTTGAAGAGTGCGGCGGCTGTGCCCTCCAGCATTGGCAGGACAGCGCCTATCAGGATTGGAAGCGCGCGCTGGTACAGGAAGCGCTTGGCGGTCGCGGGCTGCAATTCAAACTCGATCCGTTGATAACGTGCCCGCCCCATACGCGGCGGCGCGCGGTTTTTGCCGTGCGTACCAGCGACCATGGTGCTGTGCTTGGGTTTAACCGGCACCAGAGCCATGAACTCATCGACATTACCGAATGTGCAGTCACCACGCCGGAAATCGTCTCCCGGCTGGATGATCTGCGCGAGGTTGTGGCGGTGCTTGGCGGCGGCATGAAACCCTTCAAGCTTACCGTGACGGCGACAGCTTCCGGGCTCGATATCATGGCCTCGGGCTGCGGCGCACCGGATGCGGGCAAGCGCCATGCGCTGACCAATCTTGTTCTGAAAAAGGGTTTTGCCCGGCTGAGCTTTGAAGGCGAAATCATCGTCGAGCCGAAAAAGCCGCTGGTGCATTTCGGCAAGGTGCCTGTTTACATTCCGGCGGGCGGCTTCCTGCAGGCGACGGTTGAGGCCGAGGAAGCCATGTCGGCACTGGTGACGGCGCATTTGGGCAAAGCCAAAAAATCTCTCGACCTGTTCTGCGGCTCCGGCACATTTGCATTGCGCATTGCGGAAAAGTCAGCGGTTCATGCGGTGGAAAGCGAGCAGGCGGCCCTTGATGCGCTGGATCGTGGTGCGCGCCATGTTCAGGGTCTGAAGCCGGTGAGTGTGGAGCGCCGTGATCTGTTCCGCCGACCGTTCCTGGCGCGTGAACTCGCACCCTTCACCGGTCTGGTTTTCGATCCGCCGCGTGCGGGTGCCGAAGCACAGGCCATCGAGATTGCCAAATCCAATGTACCGAAGGTGGCAGCTGTTTCCTGCAACCCGGTGACGCTTGGCCGTGACCTCAGCATCCTCGTTAAAGGCGGCTACAAGATCGACCGCGTTGTGCCGATTGACCAGTTTCTCTGGTCCTCGCACGTCGAAGCCGTCGCGCTGCTGTCAAAGAAATAG
- the coxB gene encoding cytochrome c oxidase subunit II, with amino-acid sequence MGVLGSLLSAGTAYAAQPEPWQMTFQPAASAIMEQIVWFERYTLWFIVPITLFVMALLAWVMVRYRASANPVPSKTSHNTAVEVVWTVGPVVILLFLAIPSFQLLTAQYSPEEAKMTIKATGYQWYWGYEYQADAPVSFDSVMLKDGDRAAAGKEDRKAYPRLLAVDNEMVVPVNTTVRLLVTGADVIHSFSMPAFGVKMDAVTGRSNETWFKADKEGMYYGQCSQICGKDHAFMPIAIHVVSQSQYDAWFAAAGKDLPGAYKTLTAKIDADKNVNVAGN; translated from the coding sequence ATGGGTGTCCTGGGAAGCCTGTTAAGTGCCGGTACTGCATATGCTGCGCAGCCTGAGCCTTGGCAGATGACGTTCCAGCCGGCTGCTTCTGCCATTATGGAGCAGATCGTCTGGTTCGAGCGCTATACATTGTGGTTCATCGTCCCGATTACACTGTTCGTAATGGCTCTTCTGGCCTGGGTCATGGTCCGCTATCGCGCCAGTGCCAACCCGGTTCCATCAAAGACCAGCCACAATACGGCTGTGGAAGTTGTCTGGACCGTTGGCCCGGTTGTCATTCTTCTCTTCCTGGCAATTCCATCCTTCCAGCTTCTGACCGCGCAGTATTCGCCTGAAGAAGCCAAGATGACAATCAAGGCGACCGGTTACCAGTGGTATTGGGGTTACGAATATCAGGCAGATGCGCCTGTTTCATTCGACTCCGTCATGCTCAAGGATGGTGATCGTGCTGCCGCAGGCAAGGAAGACCGCAAGGCCTATCCGCGTTTGCTCGCAGTTGACAATGAAATGGTCGTTCCTGTGAACACAACCGTCCGCCTTCTGGTGACGGGTGCTGACGTGATCCACTCCTTCTCCATGCCTGCTTTCGGCGTGAAGATGGACGCTGTCACCGGCCGCAGCAACGAAACATGGTTCAAGGCTGATAAAGAAGGCATGTATTATGGTCAGTGCTCGCAGATTTGCGGCAAGGATCATGCGTTCATGCCAATTGCGATCCATGTGGTTTCGCAGAGCCAGTACGATGCGTGGTTTGCTGCTGCCGGGAAAGATCTTCCGGGCGCATACAAGACACTCACCGCTAAAATCGACGCAGACAAGAACGTAAACGTCGCCGGCAACTAA
- a CDS encoding cytochrome c oxidase subunit 3 produces MAEAHTKNHDYHIIDPSPWPFLGSVGAFVMAIGGIAYMRYHNGGELHLFGHNLAQPWLFLIGLAIVLYTMFGWWSDTIKESKEGHHTRVVSLHLRYGMIMFIASEVMFFVAWFWAFFDASLFPGEAEQVARAAFTGGIWPPKGIEVLDPLHLPLYNTIILLLSGTTVTWAHHALIHNDRKGLISGLTLTVLLGMLFSFVQGYEYAHAPFAFKDSIYGATFFMATGFHGFHVIIGTIFLLVCLLRSMRGDFSPQKHFGFEAAAWYWHFVDVVWLFLFFSIYVWASWGAPMAVE; encoded by the coding sequence ATGGCCGAAGCGCACACAAAGAACCACGACTACCATATCATTGATCCAAGCCCATGGCCGTTCCTCGGTTCGGTCGGCGCTTTTGTCATGGCTATCGGCGGCATCGCTTACATGCGCTACCACAATGGCGGTGAGTTGCACCTGTTCGGCCATAATCTGGCACAGCCCTGGCTGTTCCTGATCGGTCTCGCCATCGTTCTCTACACCATGTTCGGCTGGTGGTCGGATACGATCAAGGAGAGCAAGGAAGGGCACCACACCCGCGTTGTCTCGCTGCATCTGCGCTATGGCATGATCATGTTCATCGCGTCGGAAGTGATGTTCTTCGTTGCCTGGTTCTGGGCATTCTTTGATGCCAGCCTTTTCCCCGGCGAAGCAGAGCAGGTTGCCCGTGCTGCCTTCACTGGCGGTATCTGGCCTCCCAAGGGCATCGAGGTTCTCGACCCGCTGCACCTGCCGCTTTACAACACGATCATCCTGCTTCTGTCAGGCACAACCGTGACATGGGCGCACCATGCCTTGATCCACAATGATCGCAAGGGCCTGATCAGCGGTCTTACACTCACCGTGCTGCTCGGCATGCTGTTCTCATTCGTGCAGGGCTATGAATACGCACACGCACCGTTCGCGTTCAAGGATTCGATCTACGGCGCAACCTTCTTCATGGCCACGGGTTTCCACGGCTTCCACGTAATCATCGGAACGATCTTCCTGCTGGTTTGCCTGCTACGCTCGATGCGCGGTGACTTTAGCCCGCAGAAGCATTTCGGCTTCGAAGCCGCTGCCTGGTACTGGCACTTCGTGGACGTGGTCTGGTTGTTCCTGTTCTTCTCGATCTATGTGTGGGCCTCATGGGGCGCACCGATGGCTGTCGAATAA
- the tldD gene encoding metalloprotease TldD: protein MKSLIDSFDAPREKILETVKQSLDGADDGELFIEYRESEGLSFDNGRLKNGTFNQDQGFGLRAVAGEAVGYAHAGELSLGALKRAADAASAVRTGYTGAYTAAPPGTNRSLYSDENPIGSPSFEAKVKLLQEIDAYLRAKDPKVRQVSVSLAGSWQQVEILRADGHFVRDIRPMVRLNVSVVVGNGDRQESGSYGAGGRRGFGEFITAEKWQHAADEALRQALVNLEAIPAPAGTFDIVLSSGWPGVMLHEAVGHGLEGDFNRKKTSAFAGLLGQKVASKGVTVVDDGTISERRGSLTVDDEGMPTNKTALIDDGILVGYMQDRQNARLMGMQPTGNGRRESYAHAPMPRMTNTYMLDGDKTPEEIIASVKNGIYAVSFGGGQVDITSGKFVFGCTEAYMIENGKIGAPVKGAMLIGNGPDAMQRISMIGNDLQLDTGMGNCGKGGQWVPVGVGQPHLRMDQMTVGGTAV from the coding sequence ATGAAAAGCCTCATCGATAGTTTTGACGCACCGCGCGAAAAAATCCTCGAAACCGTCAAGCAAAGCCTTGATGGTGCCGATGATGGTGAGCTTTTCATCGAATACCGCGAATCGGAGGGCCTTTCCTTCGATAATGGCCGGTTGAAGAACGGTACATTCAATCAGGATCAGGGCTTTGGCCTGCGTGCTGTTGCTGGTGAAGCTGTCGGCTATGCCCATGCGGGCGAGCTTTCGCTGGGCGCGCTCAAGCGTGCGGCTGATGCCGCCTCGGCTGTGCGCACCGGTTATACCGGCGCCTATACGGCAGCCCCTCCCGGAACCAACCGCAGCCTTTACAGCGATGAAAACCCGATCGGTTCGCCCAGCTTTGAAGCCAAGGTTAAATTGCTGCAGGAAATTGACGCTTATCTGCGTGCCAAGGACCCGAAAGTGCGGCAGGTTTCGGTTTCACTGGCAGGATCGTGGCAGCAGGTGGAAATCCTGCGGGCTGACGGTCATTTCGTCCGGGATATCCGCCCGATGGTGCGCCTCAACGTTTCCGTTGTCGTTGGCAATGGCGACCGGCAGGAAAGCGGCTCCTATGGGGCCGGTGGCCGCCGCGGCTTTGGTGAATTCATCACTGCCGAAAAATGGCAGCATGCAGCCGATGAAGCCTTGCGTCAGGCACTGGTCAATCTGGAAGCCATCCCCGCCCCGGCAGGAACATTCGACATTGTTCTCTCCAGCGGCTGGCCCGGCGTGATGCTGCATGAAGCCGTCGGCCATGGCCTGGAGGGTGATTTCAACCGCAAGAAGACATCGGCCTTTGCCGGTCTGCTCGGCCAGAAGGTTGCATCCAAAGGTGTGACCGTTGTTGATGACGGCACGATTTCCGAACGTCGCGGTTCACTCACCGTGGATGATGAGGGTATGCCGACCAACAAGACAGCGCTGATCGATGACGGTATTCTTGTCGGCTATATGCAGGACCGGCAGAATGCACGCCTGATGGGTATGCAGCCCACGGGCAATGGACGGCGTGAATCCTATGCCCATGCGCCCATGCCGCGCATGACCAACACCTATATGCTCGACGGCGACAAGACGCCTGAGGAAATCATCGCTTCGGTGAAGAACGGCATCTATGCGGTTTCGTTCGGCGGCGGTCAGGTGGATATCACCTCCGGCAAATTCGTCTTCGGTTGCACCGAAGCCTATATGATCGAAAACGGCAAGATCGGCGCACCTGTCAAAGGCGCGATGCTGATCGGCAATGGCCCCGATGCCATGCAGCGCATTTCCATGATCGGCAATGATCTGCAACTCGATACGGGCATGGGCAATTGCGGCAAGGGCGGCCAGTGGGTGCCTGTTGGCGTCGGCCAGCCGCATCTGCGCATGGATCAGATGACCGTGGGTGGAACGGCGGTCTAA
- the cyoE gene encoding heme o synthase produces MAVLKKNATVETAIGLSEASASDYIALLKPRVMSLVVFTAVVGLMAAPGHINPVLAVIAILSIAVGAGASGALNMWYDSDIDAIMKRTANRPIPAGRITREEVLTFGLLLSAFSVVTLGLFVNLLSAFLLAFTIFFYAVIYTMWLKRSTPQNIVIGGAAGAFPPMIGWAAVTNSVSVESIVLFLIIFLWTPPHFWALSLFMSDDYEKAKIPMMPNVMGEASTKFQIFLYTLLVVPVAVLPWIMGFAGIVYGAFSIGVGAMFTYYAWTVWRVPVGPAMIKPAKKMFAFSIFYLFSLYAVLLGEILVRKALFLAGA; encoded by the coding sequence ATGGCCGTACTGAAGAAAAATGCAACTGTAGAAACCGCGATTGGCCTGTCTGAAGCCAGTGCGTCGGACTACATTGCCTTGCTCAAGCCGCGCGTCATGTCACTGGTGGTTTTCACCGCCGTTGTTGGTCTGATGGCTGCTCCCGGCCATATCAATCCTGTTCTGGCCGTTATTGCCATCCTCAGCATTGCCGTCGGTGCCGGTGCCTCCGGTGCGCTCAATATGTGGTACGATTCCGATATTGACGCGATCATGAAGCGCACCGCCAACCGTCCTATTCCAGCGGGCCGGATCACGCGCGAAGAAGTACTGACCTTTGGTCTGCTGCTGTCCGCATTCTCGGTGGTCACGCTTGGCCTCTTCGTCAATCTCCTGTCGGCTTTCCTGCTGGCCTTCACGATTTTCTTCTACGCCGTCATCTATACAATGTGGCTGAAGCGCTCGACGCCGCAGAACATCGTTATCGGCGGTGCCGCCGGTGCGTTCCCGCCCATGATCGGCTGGGCCGCCGTGACCAATTCGGTCAGCGTTGAAAGCATTGTGCTTTTCCTCATCATCTTTCTGTGGACGCCGCCCCATTTCTGGGCGCTGTCGCTGTTCATGTCCGATGATTACGAGAAGGCGAAAATCCCGATGATGCCCAATGTGATGGGCGAAGCATCGACAAAATTCCAGATTTTCCTCTACACGCTTCTGGTGGTTCCTGTCGCGGTGCTGCCATGGATCATGGGTTTTGCCGGTATCGTCTACGGCGCCTTTTCCATCGGTGTGGGCGCCATGTTCACCTATTACGCTTGGACTGTCTGGCGCGTGCCTGTTGGTCCAGCAATGATCAAGCCGGCGAAAAAAATGTTTGCTTTCTCGATCTTTTATCTTTTCAGCCTTTATGCGGTGCTTCTTGGCGAGATCCTCGTGCGCAAGGCGCTTTTCCTGGCAGGTGCATGA
- the ctaD gene encoding cytochrome c oxidase subunit I gives MAGSAAHEAHDAHKPTGWTRWVYSTNHKDIGTLYLIFAIIAGIIGGCLSIAMRAELQQPGIQIFHGLASMVYGFEGDAAIDAGKQMYNVFSTAHGLIMIFFMVMPALIGGFANWMVPIMIGAPDMAFPRMNNISFWLLPPALLLLILSMFVPGPAGGFGTGGGWTIYPPYSTSGQPGPAMDFAILSLHIAGASSILGAINFITTIFNMRAPGMTLHKMPLFAWSVLITAFLLLLALPVLAGGITMLLTDRNFGTTFFSPEGGGDPILFQHLFWFFGHPEVYIMILPAFGIISHIVSTFSRKPIFGYLGMAYAMVAIGVVGFIVWAHHMYTVGLSLDTQRYFVFATMVIAVPTGVKIFSWIATMWGGSIEFKPPMVWAIGFIFLFTVGGVTGVQLANAGLDRAMHDTYYVIAHFHYVLSLGAVFGIFAGWYYWFPKMTGYMYNHTIAHTHFWVMFIGVNLVFFPQHFLGLAGMPRRYIDYPDAFAGWNEVSSIGSYISGVAVLIFLFGVFEAFAKKREAGANPWGPGATTLEWQLSSPPPFHQWEQLPRIK, from the coding sequence ATGGCAGGTTCTGCAGCTCACGAGGCCCATGACGCTCATAAGCCGACAGGCTGGACGCGCTGGGTTTATTCGACGAACCACAAGGATATCGGCACGCTTTATCTGATCTTTGCGATCATTGCCGGTATTATCGGTGGTTGTCTTTCGATCGCCATGCGCGCCGAGCTGCAGCAGCCCGGCATTCAGATTTTCCATGGCCTTGCATCCATGGTTTACGGTTTCGAGGGCGATGCAGCCATCGATGCCGGCAAGCAGATGTACAATGTGTTCTCGACGGCACATGGTCTGATCATGATCTTCTTCATGGTCATGCCTGCGCTGATCGGTGGTTTTGCCAACTGGATGGTCCCGATCATGATCGGTGCGCCTGACATGGCTTTCCCGCGCATGAACAACATTTCGTTCTGGCTGCTCCCGCCAGCGCTGCTCCTGCTGATCCTTTCCATGTTCGTTCCCGGTCCTGCCGGTGGTTTCGGCACGGGTGGCGGCTGGACGATCTATCCGCCTTACTCCACATCGGGTCAGCCCGGTCCGGCGATGGATTTTGCCATCCTGTCGCTGCACATTGCCGGTGCGTCGTCGATCCTTGGTGCGATCAACTTCATCACCACGATCTTCAACATGCGCGCTCCCGGTATGACGCTGCACAAGATGCCGCTGTTTGCCTGGTCCGTTCTGATCACTGCATTCCTGCTGCTTCTGGCTCTGCCTGTGCTGGCTGGCGGCATCACCATGCTTCTGACCGACCGTAACTTCGGTACAACGTTCTTCTCACCGGAAGGCGGCGGCGATCCGATCCTGTTCCAGCATCTGTTCTGGTTCTTCGGTCATCCGGAAGTGTACATCATGATCCTGCCGGCATTCGGTATCATCAGTCACATCGTCTCGACCTTCTCGCGCAAGCCGATCTTCGGTTATCTCGGCATGGCCTATGCCATGGTCGCCATCGGCGTTGTCGGCTTCATCGTCTGGGCGCACCACATGTACACTGTTGGTCTGTCGCTCGACACACAGCGCTACTTCGTCTTCGCGACGATGGTTATTGCCGTGCCGACAGGCGTGAAAATCTTCTCGTGGATCGCCACCATGTGGGGCGGTTCCATCGAGTTCAAGCCGCCAATGGTCTGGGCAATCGGCTTCATCTTCCTGTTCACCGTTGGCGGTGTGACGGGCGTGCAGCTGGCCAATGCCGGTCTCGACCGTGCCATGCATGACACCTACTACGTGATTGCGCACTTCCATTACGTGCTGTCGCTGGGTGCGGTGTTCGGAATTTTCGCGGGCTGGTACTACTGGTTCCCGAAGATGACCGGCTACATGTACAACCACACCATTGCGCACACGCACTTCTGGGTCATGTTCATCGGCGTCAATCTGGTGTTCTTCCCGCAGCACTTCCTCGGTCTTGCCGGTATGCCGCGCCGTTACATCGACTATCCGGATGCATTCGCAGGCTGGAACGAAGTATCGTCAATCGGTTCCTACATCTCCGGTGTGGCCGTGCTGATCTTCCTCTTCGGCGTCTTTGAAGCCTTTGCCAAAAAGCGCGAAGCCGGTGCCAACCCTTGGGGTCCTGGTGCAACCACTCTGGAATGGCAGCTGTCATCACCGCCGCCCTTCCACCAGTGGGAACAGCTTCCACGCATCAAGTAA
- a CDS encoding TlyA family RNA methyltransferase: MASLRLDQLLVEKGLFASRSRARDAIVRGTITVNNAVVTKPGATFNETVDISVNDPASTYVSRAALKLIAGLDHFSIDVSGVNALDIGASTGGFTQVLLERGAAHVIAVDVGHGQLHDSLRTDIRVTNLENLNARELSRAHLADRIIGLVVSDVSFISLKLALPPALDLAEPGSHCVLLVKPQFEAGREAIGKGGILRDPMDGERVANALRNWLDGLPGWKALGLCPSPIEGGDGNREYLLAGLKRKD; encoded by the coding sequence ATGGCATCGCTGCGGTTAGATCAACTGCTCGTTGAAAAGGGCCTGTTCGCCAGCCGCTCCCGGGCGCGGGATGCGATTGTGCGTGGCACGATCACAGTCAACAATGCTGTTGTCACCAAGCCCGGCGCGACCTTCAACGAAACAGTTGATATCAGTGTTAACGATCCGGCAAGCACCTATGTTTCGCGCGCCGCGCTGAAACTGATTGCCGGGCTCGATCATTTTTCCATTGATGTGAGTGGTGTCAACGCACTGGATATCGGCGCATCCACCGGCGGTTTCACGCAGGTCCTTTTGGAACGCGGTGCGGCGCATGTCATTGCCGTTGATGTCGGCCATGGCCAACTTCATGACAGTTTGCGTACTGATATCCGCGTGACCAACCTTGAAAATTTGAATGCACGGGAGCTTTCCCGCGCGCATCTGGCTGATAGGATAATTGGTCTTGTGGTCTCGGATGTCAGTTTCATCTCGCTGAAACTCGCCCTGCCACCGGCACTTGATCTGGCCGAGCCGGGCAGTCATTGCGTTCTTCTCGTCAAGCCGCAATTCGAGGCCGGGCGCGAGGCAATCGGCAAGGGCGGCATTTTGCGCGATCCAATGGATGGCGAACGCGTTGCAAATGCTCTAAGGAACTGGCTGGATGGATTGCCGGGCTGGAAAGCCCTGGGGCTTTGCCCTTCGCCTATCGAAGGCGGCGATGGCAATCGCGAATATCTTCTGGCCGGTTTGAAGAGAAAAGATTGA
- a CDS encoding invasion associated locus B family protein codes for MSSFALRSIALGLLSLSIAGFSGGAMAAQQSGTVKSTHGAWSILCDTPAGAKSEQCALIQNVVAADRPEMGLSVVVLKTADNKAKILRVLAPLGVLLPNGLGLNVDGKDIGRAYFVRCFEDGCYAEVILEDQLVQTFKTGKAATFIVFQTPEEGIGIPVELNGFGEGFDALP; via the coding sequence ATGTCCTCTTTCGCGCTACGTAGCATCGCCCTTGGTCTGCTTTCCCTGTCTATTGCCGGTTTTTCCGGCGGTGCCATGGCGGCGCAGCAGAGCGGCACCGTCAAATCCACCCATGGCGCATGGTCGATCCTGTGCGACACCCCGGCAGGGGCAAAATCAGAGCAATGTGCTCTCATTCAGAATGTCGTCGCGGCTGATCGCCCGGAGATGGGGCTTTCGGTGGTGGTTCTCAAAACCGCTGACAACAAGGCGAAAATCCTGCGCGTGCTTGCACCGCTCGGTGTGCTTCTGCCCAATGGTCTTGGCCTGAATGTCGATGGCAAGGATATTGGCCGCGCCTATTTCGTCCGCTGCTTCGAAGATGGCTGCTATGCGGAAGTCATTCTGGAAGATCAGCTCGTCCAGACCTTCAAGACAGGCAAGGCTGCCACTTTCATCGTCTTCCAGACACCGGAAGAAGGCATCGGCATTCCCGTCGAACTCAATGGATTTGGTGAGGGTTTCGACGCCCTCCCCTGA
- a CDS encoding cytochrome c oxidase assembly protein: protein MSAPVEENQTPATDSAATPKRRVSDRTIAISCIAFFFGMVGMAFAAVPLYAMFCQVTGYGGTTQRVEQMSDTILDKKITVRFDANTSDGLPWQFKPVQREVTMNIGETKLIHYEAKNILDKPTAGRAAFNVTPQAAGAYFNKVECFCFTDTVLKPGEDMQMPVVFFVDPDIVNAEELKGVNTITLSYTFFPIAMPAPVAASANVKKDKASGQL from the coding sequence ATGAGCGCTCCAGTGGAAGAGAACCAGACACCAGCCACCGATAGCGCAGCAACGCCGAAGCGCCGGGTTTCGGACCGCACGATTGCGATCTCCTGCATTGCCTTCTTCTTCGGCATGGTTGGCATGGCTTTTGCGGCGGTGCCACTTTACGCGATGTTCTGTCAGGTTACTGGTTACGGCGGCACGACGCAGCGCGTTGAGCAGATGTCCGATACGATCCTCGATAAGAAGATCACGGTTCGCTTCGATGCCAATACGTCAGATGGCCTGCCTTGGCAGTTCAAGCCGGTGCAGCGCGAAGTGACGATGAATATTGGCGAAACCAAGCTCATCCACTACGAAGCCAAGAATATTCTGGATAAGCCAACCGCTGGCCGCGCCGCGTTCAACGTAACGCCGCAGGCAGCAGGTGCCTACTTCAACAAGGTTGAGTGCTTCTGCTTTACCGATACGGTTTTGAAGCCGGGCGAAGACATGCAGATGCCCGTCGTGTTCTTCGTTGACCCTGATATCGTCAACGCGGAAGAATTGAAGGGCGTCAATACAATCACCCTGTCCTACACCTTCTTTCCGATTGCGATGCCGGCACCGGTTGCCGCCAGCGCCAATGTGAAGAAAGACAAGGCGTCAGGACAGCTTTGA